The Planktothrix agardhii NIES-204 genomic interval CTTCCGTGTGTTAGCCAAATGCTTACGGATGTCTGGTGGTGACCACCTGCACTCGGGAACCGTTGTGGGTAAACTCGAAGGGGAAAAAGGCATCACCATGGGCTTCGTTGACCTGATGCGTGAAGATCACGTTGAGGTTGATCGCTCTCGTGGGATCTACTTCACCCAAGATTGGGCTTCTATGCCTGGTGTTATGCCCGTGGCTTCCGGTGGGATTCACGTTTGGCATATGCCCGCCCTGGTGGAAATCTTCGGCGATGACTCTTGCTTACAGTTCGGTGGTGGAACCCTCGGACATCCCTGGGGTAATGCTCCTGGTGCTACCGCTAACCGTGTGGCCCTCGAAGCTTGTGTTCAAGCGCGTAACGAAGGTCGTAACCTGATGCGTGAAGGCGGCGACGTCATCCGTGAAGCTTGCAAATGGTCTCCTGAACTGGCCGTTGCTTGCGAACTCTGGAAAGAAATCAAGTTTGAGTTCGAGTCAATGGATACCGTCTAATTGATTCCAGATTGAAGATTGAGGATTTTGGATTGTGGGTCAGACTTGACAAGTCAGGTCGGTTGTGGTTACAACTCAATCCAAAATCTAAAATCTAAATCCATCATCAAGAGGGTTAGGGTCAGCCTATGGACATCAAACAAGTTGCGAAAGAAACATCAAAAGTGCTGGCAAGTTACCTGACCTATCAGGCTGTAAGGATTATCACGGATCAACTATGGGAAACTAACCCTGGACAAGCGATCTGGCTGAGTGAATTTTCCTCAACCGGGAAGATTCAGGACGGAGAAGCCTATCTACAGGAAATGCTCCAAGAAAATCAGGAGATGGCGTTTCGGATGATGACGGTACGGGAACATCTCGTGCAGGAAGTAGCCGATTATTTACCGGAAATGGTTCGTGAAAATATTCAAAAAGCCAATATAGATTATCGGCGCCAGTATTTAGAACGAATTACGCAACTGAGTAGTGTTGAATCTAACCCAGAAATCGAATTACAAACCGATTCAGAACCGAACCCCGACTTGCGGTGAGTTTCAAGGATGATGACCACTGCGATCGCCTATTAACCTTTAGTGGATTTAACTTTAGAAACAACAATGCGGACATTACCAAAAGAACGTCGTTTTGAAACGTTATCCTATCTTCCCCCCTTGACCGATGCTCAAATCGTCAAGCAAGTCCAATATATTCTGGATCAAGGATATATCCCCGGTGTGGAGTTTAGCGAATCTTCCGAACCCACCCAACATTATTGGACGCTGTGGAAACTGCCTTTATTCAATGCCACTACTTCTCAAGAAGTTTTGAATGAAGTTCAAGCTTGCCGCCAAGAAAATTCTAAATCCTATATCCGTGTGATGGGTTTTGATAACGTGAAGCAATGCCAAGTGTTAAGCTTCATCGTCCACAAACCCAGTAGCTCTTTATACTAAGTAGGGTTTGAGATGGAATGAGTTAGGGCGACATGAATCATCCCCTAACTCGCTAATTTCTTAAAACTATTTTAGAACTTGAGCCAAATTCAAGCAGGGGATTTCCCTGCTTTTTTTAGTCAGAAGCTTTAAAATTAAATTTTATAAATCCAACTTAATTTAAACAGATTTTATGTGGCGTCTCTGGAACTTTTTTAAAAGAATTCGTCCTCAAATTCTGAGGTTATTTTTAATAATTGTTATTGTCATTGGTATCGCCTTTCGATTTGTGGCTTTAGATGGAAAAATCTATTGGCATGATGAAGTTTATACTACCTTGCGAGCCGCTGGATATACGGGTGAAGAATTTGCTCATGAATTCTATCAAAATCGTATGGTTTCCCCCATTGATCTCCTCAAATATCAACAACTTAAACCGGGTAGTACCCCCCTAGATACCCTCAATTCCATAGCTACAGAAGATCCTCAACATTCTCCCTTTTATTTTTTATTAGCACGGGTTGGGATGTTTTTATTCGGTCATTCCATAATTACTTCTCGCTTTTTACCCGTTTTAATTAGTTTAATTTCCCTGCCTTTTATGTATTTATTGGCTTGGGAATTATTTCAATCTCCACAAACCGCTTTACTAGCTACGGCTTTTTTAGCCCTATCTCCCTTTGATATTTTATTTGCTCAAACTGCCCGACAATATAGTTTATTCACCTTACTGGTAATTGCCAGTGGTTATGCTTTACTCAAAGCAATTCGTTGGCGACATCCGCTATTTTGGGCGGGTTATAGTTTAGCCTGTATTTTTGGACTCTATACCCATGTTTTATTCGGGTTAACCATGATGGGTCATGGGGCTTATATTCTGTTACTGAGTATGGAGTCCTCACGATCTTTTGGAAAACGAAAACGCTTTCCTTTTTATCAGTTATTATTGGAATTTTTAGGTGCTATTGTGATCGCTATTTTGGCTTTTAGTCCTTGGTTAATTATTTTAATCAATAATTTACAACGGGTGATGGATGTTACTAATTTGTCGAGTTATCCCACCAGTTTACTAAATTTAAGCAAGTTTTGGATTTTGAGTTTTACTTCTGTATTAGTTGATATAAATTTCGATTTCAACAGTATTCAGATGTATTTACTTAGACTTCCTTTTGTGATATTGATTGTGGTGGCATTATTTAAAATTAGTCAAGAAACTAATCGAAAAACTCGCCTATTTATTTGGACATCTATTTTAGTTCCCTTTTTCATGTTAGCCTTACCCGATGTGCTTTTAGGGGGAGGACGTTCCGGGGTAACTCGCTTTTTAATTTCCTGTTTTCCTGGCGTTCAATTATCCATTGCTTATTTGTTTTCTACTCATATTAAAAATAATAAAAATTCCTTAATTGATGGAGAAATATTTTGGCGATCACTCCTAGCCATAGTTTTTACATTTAGCTTAATTTCTATTAGTATGAGTGCTAATTCTCAAAGCTGGTGGCATCAAATTCCCAGTTCTGAAAATCCTCAAATTGTTCAACAATTAAATAAAAATAAATCTGCCACTCTCATTGTTGATCGCGGGAGTGATTATACAAATTTAGGGAATATTATTTCTCTAAGTTATGAATTAAACCCTGATATTAAACTAATGATGGTTAATTCCCAACCCAATCTATTATTACTCCCCATAGGGCCAAAAGTTTTCGTTCTTAATCCCTCCGAGGAATTACGCCAAATCATTAAAAATGAAAACTATCAATTAGAAAAAGTTGATCAACAATCACAACTCTGGGAACTCAAGTAACAAAATCTTGCAATTCTTCTCGAAACTGCTATCAGGTTAATCACCTGAACTAACATAGAGATATCGGGTTCAATAGGTTAGAGTTATGGTTGTATTGCATCACTCCCAGGAAAATACTATTCAACGGTTTCGAGAACTGCAAACTCAACTTCGCCAACGCTTTCAAACCTTAAGCGATCAAGAATTAGATGATCAAGATGTCGTAGTGATTCCGTCGTTGAGTTTAGATAACCACCAGTTAGAAAAAATTCCTGGGGCCCATCAATATGAAGAACGATTACTGTTTTCTTTAATTAGATTACGAAATCCTAGAATGCGGTTAATTTATGTATCTTCCCAACCCATTCACCCCACCGTAATTGATTATTATTTACACCTAATGCCCGGAATTCCTATTAGTCATATTCGGGATCGTTTATTGTTATTTTCAACCTATGATACTTCTCCCAAACCTTTAACCCAAAAAATTTTAGAACGTCCGCGTTTAATTTCTCGAATTCATCAAGTTTTAAGACCGAATCAATCCTACATGATTTGTTTTAATTCCACACCCCTAGAACGGGAATTATCTGTACAATTAGATATCCCATTATTTGGGGTTGATCCTGACTTAAATTATTGGGGAACTAAAAGTGGCAGTCGGCAAATCTTTGCTGAAGCAGGTATTCCCCATCCCGACGGTAGTGGTTTAGTTTTTAATACTGAAGATTTAACTAAAGTAACCTTGGAGTTATGGAGTCGTCAACCGAACTTAAACCGAATTGTGGTTAAACTCAATCAGGGATTTTCTGGAGAAGGAAATGCCCTATTAGATTTAAGACCTTTGAAAGATTTAAACCTTGATGAAAGGGCGAAAATTCTTAAAAATTACTGGGATAAATTAAGTTTTCAAGCCCCGAATGAAACCTGGGAAACTTTTCGCGATCGCATTTCTCAATTAGGGGCAATTGTAGAGGTTTTTATTGAAGGAGAAATCAAAGAATCTCCTAGTGTTCAGTGTGAAATTGATCCCAATGGCAAGACTAAAATTATCTCCACCCATGATCAAATATTAGGTGGCCCCGATGGTCAAATTTTCCAAGGTTGTCGATTTCCAGCCCAAGCCGCCTATCGATTAAAATTGCAAGAAATGGGAGAAAAAATCGGTCAAAATTTAGCCAATAAAGGCGCATTAGAACGGTTTGGTGTAGATTTTATTGCGGTCTATAAACCAGATAGTTTAGATTGGGATTTACAGGCGATAGAAATTAACCTGCGTCGAGGGGGAACCACCCATCCATTTATGACTTTAAAGTTATTAACTAATGGATATTATGATTTACAAACCGGGTTATTTTATAGTCGAAAATCTCAACCTAAATTTTATATAGCTTCGGATAATTTGCAACATAACAAGTATCAGGGTTTATTACCTAATGATTTAATGGATATTATTGTTAATCATCAATTGCATTTTGATAGTAGTACGGAAACGGGAACGGTTTTTCACTTAATGGGGTGTTTATCTCGTTATGGAAAGTTAGGATTAACTTGTATTGGTGATTCTCCTGAACAGGCGCAAGACATTTATGATCGGGTGGTGGATGTTCTCAATCAAGAAACAGAAATTCAACCCTTTAAGAGTTGGGAAAACTATTGTTTATCCACAGCTATTCCTCTAGTTTTTTGAGACTTAATTGTTGTGAGCGATCGCCCTTTATTAAGTTACTACCTAAAGAATGCAATCTCAACGCTAATTTCTGAGCTAAAAGCCCAGTTTCTCCCGTGAATCATACCTTTTTCCGAACTTCAAATAGTGTATAATAAGACTGAATTAGATTATAAAAGGATAGTTCTATGACCGCCAACTTAATTCAAGCGTCATCTCC includes:
- the rbcS gene encoding ribulose 1,5-bisphosphate carboxylase/oxygenase small subunit is translated as MRTLPKERRFETLSYLPPLTDAQIVKQVQYILDQGYIPGVEFSESSEPTQHYWTLWKLPLFNATTSQEVLNEVQACRQENSKSYIRVMGFDNVKQCQVLSFIVHKPSSSLY
- the rbcX gene encoding putative Rubisco chaperonin, giving the protein MDIKQVAKETSKVLASYLTYQAVRIITDQLWETNPGQAIWLSEFSSTGKIQDGEAYLQEMLQENQEMAFRMMTVREHLVQEVADYLPEMVRENIQKANIDYRRQYLERITQLSSVESNPEIELQTDSEPNPDLR